The Microbulbifer sp. YPW1 genome contains a region encoding:
- a CDS encoding molybdenum cofactor biosynthesis protein MoaE → MAVDISISVQPEGFDPGAEYNRLRSENYSDGATAMFVGNVRDFYVPDANAENIGKANKKSTSVLELEHYPGMAESALTEIAREAAERWPLGRVRVIHRYGPLAAGDEIVFVGTTSAHRQASLDACAFIMDFLKSRAPFWKKEVGVGDDGKTQSAWVEARSSDEKALKKW, encoded by the coding sequence ATGGCTGTGGATATCTCCATCTCGGTGCAGCCGGAAGGTTTCGATCCGGGGGCTGAATATAATCGGCTGCGCAGCGAAAACTATTCCGATGGTGCCACCGCCATGTTCGTAGGCAACGTGCGCGATTTTTATGTGCCTGATGCGAATGCTGAAAATATAGGCAAGGCGAATAAAAAAAGTACCAGCGTGCTGGAGCTTGAACATTATCCCGGTATGGCGGAATCCGCACTGACCGAGATCGCCCGCGAGGCCGCAGAGCGCTGGCCACTGGGGCGGGTGCGGGTGATCCACCGCTACGGTCCACTGGCGGCCGGGGATGAAATTGTTTTTGTCGGCACCACCTCTGCCCACCGGCAGGCATCGCTGGATGCCTGTGCCTTCATTATGGATTTTCTGAAGAGTCGGGCCCCTTTTTGGAAGAAAGAAGTGGGGGTGGGGGACGATGGTAAAACCCAGAGTGCCTGGGTAGAAGCGCGCAGCAGTGATGAGAAAGCACTGAAAAAATGGTGA
- the moaD gene encoding molybdopterin synthase sulfur carrier subunit, which yields MIKVLFFASLREQLGCDAIEVPADALGSVADLRSTLAGKGEAWQAALSHEQLQVAVNQELSNMQAAISDGDEIAFFPPVTGG from the coding sequence GTGATCAAGGTATTGTTCTTCGCTAGCCTGCGGGAGCAGCTCGGTTGTGATGCCATCGAAGTACCCGCCGATGCGCTCGGCAGTGTGGCCGACCTGCGCAGCACCCTGGCGGGAAAGGGCGAAGCCTGGCAGGCGGCGCTCTCCCACGAACAGTTACAGGTGGCTGTTAATCAAGAGCTGTCCAATATGCAGGCGGCGATCAGCGATGGTGATGAAATCGCCTTCTTCCCGCCGGTGACCGGAGGCTGA
- the moaC gene encoding cyclic pyranopterin monophosphate synthase MoaC — protein MTLTHLNQQGEASMVDVTDKDITDRSARAQSAVAMSAEAFAQLQAGNNKKGDVLATARIAGIQAAKKTSDLIPLCHPLALTKVQVDFALDEASNTVHISSYCRLAGRTGVEMEALTAASVAALTIYDMCKAVDPAMVIGPTQLQEKTGGKRGHWTPEKSESAS, from the coding sequence ATGACCCTCACACACCTCAACCAGCAGGGCGAAGCCAGCATGGTCGATGTCACCGACAAAGACATCACCGACCGCTCCGCCCGCGCCCAGTCCGCCGTCGCCATGTCTGCGGAAGCCTTTGCGCAACTGCAGGCCGGCAACAACAAGAAGGGCGATGTACTGGCCACCGCACGTATTGCCGGCATCCAGGCTGCGAAGAAAACATCGGACCTGATTCCCCTTTGTCACCCCCTTGCGCTGACCAAAGTGCAGGTGGATTTCGCACTGGATGAAGCCAGCAACACCGTGCATATCTCCAGTTACTGTCGTCTCGCCGGGCGCACCGGTGTGGAAATGGAAGCGCTTACCGCCGCCAGCGTGGCCGCGCTCACCATCTATGACATGTGCAAAGCCGTCGACCCGGCCATGGTGATCGGGCCCACCCAGTTGCAGGAAAAGACCGGCGGCAAACGCGGGCACTGGACCCCGGAAAAATCGGAGTCCGCATCGTGA
- the moaB gene encoding molybdenum cofactor biosynthesis protein B, translating into MSHAPVDKNQKLNIAVLTVSDTRTEENDTSGKYLVEALQADGHNLADKAIVIDDKYLLRAKVSEWIADPEIQVILTTGGTGFAGRDSTPEALAPLFDKHIDGFGEIFRAVSYEEIGSSTIQSRALAGLANRTLIACLPGSTGACKTGWSKLLQEQLTASHMPCNFVGYLTK; encoded by the coding sequence ATGTCCCACGCCCCAGTAGATAAAAACCAGAAACTCAATATCGCAGTACTCACCGTCTCCGACACGAGAACCGAAGAAAACGACACCTCGGGTAAATACCTCGTTGAAGCCCTGCAGGCAGACGGCCACAACCTCGCCGACAAAGCCATCGTCATCGACGACAAATACCTACTGCGCGCCAAAGTCTCCGAGTGGATCGCCGACCCCGAAATCCAGGTCATCCTCACCACCGGCGGCACCGGCTTCGCCGGGCGCGACTCCACCCCAGAAGCCCTCGCCCCCCTGTTCGACAAACACATCGACGGCTTCGGCGAAATCTTCAGGGCCGTCAGCTACGAAGAAATCGGTTCCTCCACCATCCAGTCCCGCGCCCTCGCCGGACTCGCCAACCGTACACTCATTGCCTGCCTGCCCGGCTCCACCGGTGCGTGTAAAACCGGCTGGAGCAAACTGCTGCAGGAACAGCTCACCGCCAGCCACATGCCGTGCAACTTTGTCGGCTACCTGACCAAATAA
- the moaA gene encoding GTP 3',8-cyclase MoaA, with translation MKQHDILQDGHGRRFYYLRLSVTDVCNFRCDYCLPDGYQASHQQPDLTVAEASTVMRAFAQLGTRKVRLSGGEPSLRKDLPELILAARQTPGIQRVAVTSNGYKLPSVIDSWQQNGLDQLNISIDSLDPAEFARVTDHDCLPKILTGIDRALELGIHTKVNAVLLSDGAHARLQQFLGWLKTTPVTLRFIELMQTGDNRDYFASNHLRGAEIEQQLIEDGWQLLPRPLDAGPAREYVHPDYAGRIGLITPYSKDFCSSCNRLRVSAQGKLHLCLFSDAGLDLRETISTGDASALAEKVRALIGNKEVSHYLQQGNTGGTQNLSIIGG, from the coding sequence ATGAAACAACACGACATACTGCAGGACGGTCACGGCCGTCGCTTCTATTACCTGCGCCTGTCCGTTACAGACGTCTGCAACTTCCGTTGCGACTACTGTCTGCCGGACGGCTACCAGGCCAGCCACCAACAGCCCGACCTCACGGTTGCCGAGGCCTCCACCGTCATGCGCGCGTTTGCCCAGCTGGGCACCCGCAAAGTGCGCCTCAGCGGCGGCGAGCCCTCATTGCGCAAAGACCTGCCGGAACTCATCCTGGCCGCCAGGCAAACCCCGGGCATCCAGCGCGTCGCCGTCACCAGCAACGGCTACAAACTGCCGAGCGTCATCGACAGCTGGCAACAAAACGGCCTCGACCAGCTCAACATCAGCATCGACAGTCTCGACCCTGCGGAATTCGCCCGCGTCACCGATCACGACTGCCTGCCCAAAATCCTCACCGGTATCGATCGCGCTTTGGAGCTCGGAATCCACACCAAGGTCAACGCCGTCCTGCTCAGCGACGGCGCCCACGCGCGGCTGCAACAGTTCCTCGGCTGGCTCAAAACCACACCGGTTACCCTGCGCTTTATCGAACTCATGCAGACCGGCGACAACCGCGACTACTTCGCCAGCAATCACCTGCGCGGCGCGGAAATCGAGCAGCAGCTGATCGAAGACGGCTGGCAACTACTACCGCGTCCGCTCGACGCCGGCCCCGCCCGCGAATACGTCCACCCCGACTATGCGGGCCGCATCGGCCTGATTACCCCGTACAGCAAAGACTTCTGCAGCAGCTGCAATCGCCTGCGCGTCTCCGCCCAGGGCAAACTGCACCTGTGCCTGTTCTCCGATGCCGGCCTCGACCTGCGGGAAACCATCAGTACCGGGGATGCCAGTGCACTGGCAGAAAAAGTCAGAGCCCTGATCGGCAACAAAGAAGTCAGCCATTATTTGCAGCAGGGCAACACCGGTGGCACCCAGAACCTGTCGATTATCGGGGGCTAA
- the pyk gene encoding pyruvate kinase, protein MPEFQSARTASPLRRTKIVATLGPASDKPGVLEQLISAGVDVVRLNFSHGTADDHRRRLQQVREIADRLGRTVAALGDLQGPKIRIARFRDSKVILREGDPFVLDMALGSNDGDENRVGCDYKDLIRDVAAGDVLLLDDGRVILEVKEVGEREVRTIVLVGGPLSNNKGINKQGGGLSAAALTDKDKADLKTAIDIGVDYLAVSFPRSAADMQEARDLLGEAGKDIGLVAKVERAEAVADDATLDEIISASEAVMVARGDLGVEIGDAALIGVQKRMIKRARQLNRAVITATQMLETMITAPLPTRAEVFDVANAVLDGTDAVMLSAETAAGDFPVEAVEAMHRLCLGAERERSAQESGHRMHQGFSRIDETISLSAMYAANHMEGVTAIACMTQTGYTALIASRIRSGLPIVGLAHDPVAQRRMALYRGVVSVLFVPGENEGDRELNQRALKTLKDRGIVQSGDHVILIRGDLMQSHGGTNTLKILQVME, encoded by the coding sequence ATGCCCGAATTCCAATCCGCCCGCACCGCCAGTCCCCTGCGTCGCACCAAAATCGTCGCCACCCTCGGCCCCGCCAGTGACAAGCCCGGTGTACTGGAGCAGTTGATCAGTGCCGGTGTGGATGTGGTGCGCCTGAACTTTTCCCACGGCACCGCGGACGATCACCGCAGGCGCCTGCAGCAGGTGCGCGAGATTGCGGATCGCCTGGGCCGGACCGTGGCGGCACTGGGCGACCTGCAGGGGCCAAAGATCCGCATTGCGCGCTTTCGCGATAGCAAGGTCATCCTGCGCGAGGGGGACCCATTTGTTCTGGATATGGCGCTGGGCAGCAACGACGGCGATGAGAATCGGGTGGGCTGTGACTACAAGGACCTGATCCGCGATGTGGCCGCGGGCGATGTGCTGTTGCTGGACGACGGCCGGGTGATCCTGGAGGTGAAGGAGGTCGGCGAGCGGGAAGTGCGCACCATCGTGCTGGTGGGCGGGCCGCTGTCCAACAACAAGGGCATCAACAAGCAGGGCGGTGGTCTCTCCGCCGCGGCCCTCACCGACAAGGACAAGGCGGACCTGAAAACCGCGATCGACATCGGTGTGGATTATCTCGCCGTATCCTTCCCGCGCAGTGCCGCGGATATGCAGGAGGCGCGGGACCTGCTGGGGGAGGCTGGCAAGGACATCGGCCTGGTGGCCAAGGTGGAGCGCGCCGAAGCGGTGGCCGACGATGCGACCCTGGACGAGATCATCAGTGCCTCGGAAGCGGTGATGGTTGCCCGGGGCGACCTGGGCGTGGAGATCGGCGATGCCGCCCTGATCGGTGTGCAGAAGCGCATGATCAAGCGCGCACGCCAGCTCAATCGGGCAGTGATCACCGCCACCCAGATGCTGGAAACCATGATCACCGCGCCTCTGCCCACACGCGCAGAGGTGTTCGACGTGGCCAATGCGGTGCTCGATGGCACCGATGCGGTGATGCTGTCCGCAGAGACCGCCGCAGGGGATTTCCCGGTGGAAGCGGTAGAGGCCATGCACCGCCTTTGCCTCGGTGCCGAGCGCGAGCGCTCCGCCCAGGAATCCGGCCACCGCATGCACCAGGGCTTCAGCCGCATCGACGAGACCATTTCCCTGTCCGCCATGTACGCCGCCAATCATATGGAGGGCGTAACCGCCATCGCCTGTATGACGCAGACCGGCTACACCGCCCTTATTGCCTCCCGCATTCGCTCCGGCCTACCGATCGTCGGCCTCGCCCACGATCCCGTCGCCCAGCGGCGTATGGCCCTGTATCGCGGGGTGGTCTCGGTGTTGTTTGTACCCGGGGAGAACGAGGGCGACCGCGAACTCAACCAGCGCGCCCTGAAGACGTTGAAGGATCGGGGGATCGTGCAGAGTGGGGACCACGTAATCCTGATCCGCGGCGACCTGATGCAGTCCCACGGCGGTACCAATACCCTGAAAATCCTGCAGGTCATGGAGTGA
- a CDS encoding glycerate kinase yields MKQLPPVHADMNERELSRWLQDLAGLAVEAVHPDNLMSGNLPAPGRKTVVVGAGKASAAMAAALETAWHRQYPEAEISGLVVTRYGHAAHCVNIEVLEASHPMPDKLGEVAATRMLEAVADLGEEDLVIALISGGGSALMSLPAPGLTLEQKQAINCALLRCGAPIREINTVRRHLSAVKGGRLAAAAHPARVATYLISDVPGDDPTLIASGPTLSDASTPADALAILEHYAIEIAPEVRAHLESATDSPSPDDFAFSADTVSVLAKAADALESARDAALATGLDVRVLGDNLEGEARELGAEHAALALTCKSASRRPLLLLSGGETSVTVTGNGRGGRNVEYLLGLFSALEGAPGIHGLAIDTDGIDGSEDNAGAFFAPGDWARMQAQGLDPQSFLAGNDAYSFFAELGNLIVTGPTRTNVNDFRAILVFPDTDT; encoded by the coding sequence TTGAAACAGTTGCCGCCAGTCCATGCCGATATGAATGAGCGCGAGTTGTCCCGGTGGTTGCAAGACCTCGCCGGGCTCGCAGTAGAGGCCGTACACCCGGACAACCTGATGTCCGGCAATCTGCCCGCACCGGGGCGCAAGACCGTAGTGGTAGGGGCGGGCAAAGCCAGCGCGGCCATGGCCGCAGCGCTGGAAACGGCATGGCACCGACAATACCCGGAGGCGGAGATTTCCGGGTTGGTGGTTACTCGCTACGGCCACGCGGCCCACTGTGTGAATATCGAGGTGCTGGAGGCTTCCCACCCCATGCCGGACAAGCTGGGGGAAGTGGCGGCCACTCGTATGTTGGAGGCCGTTGCCGACCTCGGCGAAGAGGACCTGGTGATCGCGCTGATCTCCGGCGGTGGCTCGGCACTGATGAGTCTGCCGGCACCGGGCCTGACCCTGGAACAGAAGCAAGCCATCAACTGCGCACTGCTGCGCTGTGGCGCGCCGATCCGCGAGATCAACACGGTGCGCCGGCACCTGTCGGCGGTCAAAGGCGGGCGCCTTGCCGCGGCGGCCCATCCGGCGCGGGTGGCCACTTACCTGATCTCAGATGTGCCCGGGGACGATCCCACCCTGATCGCCTCCGGTCCCACCTTATCGGACGCCTCCACACCTGCGGATGCCCTGGCAATACTGGAACACTACGCTATCGAGATTGCCCCGGAAGTGCGCGCGCATCTCGAGTCCGCCACGGACAGCCCGAGCCCCGATGACTTTGCCTTCTCCGCGGATACCGTTTCGGTGCTGGCGAAAGCAGCCGATGCTCTGGAATCGGCCCGCGATGCGGCGCTGGCAACCGGGCTGGATGTGCGAGTGCTGGGGGACAATCTGGAAGGCGAGGCGCGGGAACTGGGTGCGGAACACGCCGCCCTGGCGCTTACCTGCAAGAGCGCATCCCGCCGGCCACTGCTGTTGCTCTCCGGTGGCGAGACCAGTGTCACGGTAACGGGCAACGGCCGCGGCGGACGCAATGTAGAGTACCTGCTGGGATTGTTCAGCGCGCTGGAAGGTGCGCCGGGTATCCACGGCCTGGCCATCGACACCGATGGTATCGACGGCTCGGAAGACAATGCCGGTGCGTTTTTCGCCCCCGGTGACTGGGCCCGGATGCAGGCCCAGGGGCTGGATCCCCAGAGCTTTCTTGCGGGCAACGATGCCTACAGTTTTTTTGCCGAACTCGGTAACCTGATCGTTACCGGCCCCACCAGAACCAATGTAAATGATTTTCGCGCCATCCTGGTGTTTCCGGATACGGATACCTAG
- a CDS encoding NCS2 family permease — translation MERVFALQAHGTTVRGELLAGLTTFVTMAYVVFVTPNMLAGTGMDHGAIFVATCLGSAIACFLMGLYANWPVGLAPGIGLTAFFAYSVVGEMGYSWQVALGAVFIAGVLFVVMSLSRVREWIMNSIPMCLRYSMGAGVGLFLGLIGLKAAGIVVPNEATLLSLGSFREPPALLAALCFLLIAVLSFWRVFGAILISILIVTGIGLGLGIVQYGGLVSAPPSLAPTFMQMDILGALDLSMVSVILAFLFINIFDTAGTLMGVAHRANLIEADGTIEKLPRALKADSSSSVLGAFLGCPPVTSFVESAAGVAAGGRTGLTAVTVGVLFVLCVFFAPLAGMIPAYATAGALIYVAMLMMGGMSHIDWEDLTDAIPAVVTMIMMPLTFSIANGIALGFLTYTALKLFTGQHRQISPSLYILSAIFLAKFAFL, via the coding sequence ATGGAGCGTGTGTTTGCTCTGCAAGCCCATGGAACCACGGTGCGCGGCGAGCTGCTGGCGGGCCTGACCACCTTTGTCACCATGGCCTACGTGGTGTTTGTGACGCCGAATATGCTGGCGGGCACCGGTATGGATCACGGCGCCATTTTCGTGGCGACCTGCCTGGGGAGTGCCATTGCCTGTTTCCTGATGGGGCTCTACGCTAACTGGCCGGTGGGGCTGGCGCCGGGGATCGGGCTGACGGCGTTCTTCGCCTATTCCGTGGTCGGCGAGATGGGGTACAGCTGGCAGGTGGCTCTGGGGGCGGTGTTTATTGCCGGTGTGCTGTTTGTGGTGATGAGCCTGTCGCGGGTGCGCGAGTGGATCATGAACAGTATTCCCATGTGCCTGCGGTATTCCATGGGTGCCGGAGTGGGGCTGTTCCTGGGCCTGATCGGCCTCAAGGCGGCGGGTATTGTGGTGCCCAATGAGGCGACGCTGCTGTCCCTCGGTTCCTTCCGCGAGCCGCCGGCGCTGCTGGCGGCGCTGTGCTTCCTGCTGATCGCGGTGCTCAGTTTCTGGCGCGTGTTCGGCGCCATCCTGATCAGTATCTTGATCGTCACCGGGATCGGTCTTGGCCTGGGGATCGTGCAGTACGGCGGTCTGGTATCCGCGCCGCCCAGCCTGGCGCCGACCTTTATGCAGATGGATATCCTCGGCGCCCTCGACCTGAGCATGGTGAGCGTGATTCTGGCGTTCCTGTTTATCAACATCTTCGATACCGCCGGCACCCTGATGGGGGTCGCCCATCGCGCCAACCTGATTGAGGCGGATGGCACTATCGAAAAGCTGCCGCGGGCGCTCAAGGCAGACAGTAGCTCCAGTGTGCTCGGTGCCTTTCTGGGGTGCCCGCCGGTGACCAGTTTTGTGGAGAGTGCTGCGGGTGTGGCGGCGGGTGGCCGTACCGGGCTTACCGCGGTCACAGTGGGTGTGCTGTTTGTGCTGTGTGTGTTCTTTGCGCCCCTGGCGGGCATGATCCCGGCCTACGCCACCGCGGGCGCGCTGATCTATGTGGCGATGCTGATGATGGGGGGGATGTCCCATATCGACTGGGAGGATCTGACCGACGCCATTCCGGCGGTGGTGACCATGATCATGATGCCGCTGACCTTTTCCATCGCCAACGGCATAGCCCTCGGCTTCCTGACCTATACCGCGCTCAAGCTGTTTACCGGCCAGCACCGGCAGATCTCCCCCAGCCTGTATATTCTGAGCGCTATCTTCCTGGCCAAGTTTGCGTTTCTCTGA
- a CDS encoding YebC/PmpR family DNA-binding transcriptional regulator: protein MGRAYQNRKESMAKTSNMKARVYSRYGREIYVSAKSGGVDPNGNLALRSLIERAKKEQVPTHVIEKAIDKAKGGAGEDFARARYEGFGPGGCMAIIECLTDNPNRTFGDVRQAFTKTKTKIGTEGSVSHSFDHLAILVFKHDDEEAVLEALMEADVDVTDIENEDGKLSVFAPHTDYFKAKQALVDAFGEIDFEVDEIQFVPQTYTQISGDDVALFEKFMNMLEDLEDVQAVYHNVENH from the coding sequence ATGGGCAGAGCCTACCAGAACCGCAAAGAGTCAATGGCCAAGACCTCGAATATGAAGGCCAGGGTCTACAGCCGCTACGGTCGTGAGATCTATGTGAGCGCCAAGTCTGGAGGTGTCGACCCCAACGGCAACCTGGCCCTGCGCAGCCTGATCGAGCGCGCCAAGAAGGAGCAGGTCCCCACCCACGTGATCGAAAAGGCCATCGACAAGGCCAAGGGTGGCGCCGGTGAAGACTTCGCCCGCGCCCGCTACGAAGGCTTCGGCCCAGGCGGCTGCATGGCCATCATCGAGTGCCTCACCGACAACCCCAACCGCACCTTCGGCGACGTACGCCAGGCCTTCACCAAAACCAAAACCAAGATCGGTACCGAAGGCTCCGTCAGCCACAGCTTCGATCACCTGGCCATCCTCGTGTTCAAGCACGACGATGAAGAGGCAGTACTGGAAGCGCTGATGGAAGCGGATGTCGACGTTACCGACATCGAGAATGAAGACGGCAAACTCTCCGTATTCGCGCCGCACACGGATTACTTCAAGGCCAAGCAGGCGTTAGTCGACGCATTTGGTGAGATCGACTTTGAAGTGGATGAGATTCAGTTTGTGCCGCAGACGTATACCCAGATCAGCGGGGATGATGTGGCGTTGTTTGAGAAGTTTATGAATATGCTGGAAGATTTGGAGGATGTTCAGGCGGTTTATCACAACGTTGAAAACCACTAA
- the secG gene encoding preprotein translocase subunit SecG, which translates to MEKLVLIVHILTALSIIGLILLQQGKGAEAGASFGAGASNTVFGSQGSGNFFSRLTAIMATVFFVTSFGLAILASRDEAPAVDGMPQVPAAVESREPAATEGDIPEIQEQAPAADDLPAVEEAPQAELPEAGEEAETEEQPQ; encoded by the coding sequence ATGGAAAAACTGGTTTTAATCGTTCACATCCTGACTGCGCTGAGCATCATCGGCCTGATTTTGCTGCAGCAGGGCAAGGGTGCGGAAGCGGGTGCCTCCTTTGGCGCAGGCGCCTCCAACACCGTATTTGGCAGCCAGGGCAGCGGAAATTTCTTTTCCCGCTTGACTGCAATTATGGCGACGGTATTCTTCGTCACCAGCTTCGGCCTGGCTATCCTCGCCAGCCGCGATGAAGCACCGGCAGTCGACGGTATGCCGCAGGTTCCTGCAGCAGTAGAATCCCGCGAACCGGCAGCGACCGAAGGCGACATCCCTGAAATTCAGGAGCAAGCCCCGGCCGCAGACGACCTGCCCGCAGTAGAAGAAGCCCCTCAGGCTGAACTGCCGGAAGCAGGTGAAGAAGCAGAAACTGAGGAACAGCCTCAATAA
- the tpiA gene encoding triose-phosphate isomerase produces the protein MRKTLVAANWKMHGTKAFAEQLLAELNSGLESGECSAQVVICPPFPYLGSVADSIGQAALGAQNLSEQASGAFTGEVSAEMLVDCGVRYVIVGHSERRSLYGESSELVAAKFAAAKAAGLTPILCVGESLEEREAGNTLQVVAEQIQAVSALDLPDTWQNAVVAYEPVWAIGTGKTASPEQAQEVHQFIRQQLGEAGAETQILYGGSVKAANAAELFAKADIDGALVGGASLKADEFIKICCAAD, from the coding sequence ATGCGTAAAACCCTGGTAGCTGCCAACTGGAAAATGCACGGCACCAAAGCATTTGCCGAGCAATTGTTGGCCGAGCTGAACAGCGGACTTGAGTCCGGCGAGTGCTCTGCACAGGTGGTGATCTGTCCGCCGTTCCCGTATCTGGGTAGCGTTGCAGACAGCATCGGCCAGGCCGCCCTCGGCGCGCAGAACCTCAGCGAGCAGGCGTCCGGTGCTTTCACCGGTGAAGTCTCCGCGGAGATGTTGGTCGATTGCGGCGTACGCTACGTGATCGTAGGTCACTCAGAGCGTCGCAGCCTGTATGGCGAAAGCAGTGAGCTGGTCGCAGCCAAGTTTGCCGCCGCCAAGGCCGCAGGCCTGACCCCGATCCTCTGCGTAGGCGAAAGCCTCGAAGAGCGGGAAGCCGGCAATACCCTGCAAGTGGTTGCCGAACAGATTCAGGCAGTAAGCGCCCTGGACCTGCCGGATACCTGGCAGAATGCCGTCGTCGCCTACGAGCCCGTATGGGCCATCGGCACCGGCAAAACCGCCAGCCCGGAGCAGGCGCAGGAAGTGCATCAGTTTATTCGTCAGCAACTGGGCGAAGCCGGTGCAGAGACGCAGATCCTCTACGGAGGCAGCGTCAAAGCGGCCAACGCCGCAGAACTGTTTGCCAAGGCGGATATTGACGGCGCGCTGGTAGGCGGTGCCTCATTAAAGGCAGACGAATTTATCAAAATCTGCTGCGCAGCTGACTAA
- the glmM gene encoding phosphoglucosamine mutase — protein MTRKYFGTDGIRGHVGEGAITPDFMLRLGYAAGKVLGANGSGRKRILIGKDTRVSGYMFEAALEAGLINAGVDVGLLGPMPTPAIAYLTRTFHAQAGIVISASHNPYQDNGIKFFSADGSKLPDQVEAEIEAALDLPMETAKDLGKAWRIDDAVGRYIEFCKASTPWRYSLQGLNIVLDCANGATYHIAPKVFRELGAEVHAIGVQPDGLNINLECGSTKPQQLQQTVVERGADLGIAFDGDGDRVMFVDRHGNLIDGDQLLFLIAIHRQQFLGGCSGVVGTQMSNYGFELALKDRAIPFARAKVGDRYVLEKMYKNGWTLGGESSGHIVCTDVTTTGDGIISALQVLRAVSDFGESLDQLSRKMEMLPQHMINVRLASRDGVLEHSDVQDAVAQVEAKLANSGRVLLRPSGTEPLIRVMVEGKDPETVKQLAGEIAKVVERVGNA, from the coding sequence ATGACAAGAAAATATTTCGGCACCGATGGAATCCGCGGTCATGTAGGCGAGGGCGCCATCACCCCAGACTTCATGCTGCGCCTCGGCTATGCCGCCGGCAAGGTCCTTGGTGCCAACGGCAGCGGCCGCAAGCGCATCCTGATCGGCAAGGACACCCGCGTTTCCGGCTACATGTTCGAAGCTGCGCTGGAAGCGGGCCTGATCAATGCCGGCGTCGATGTCGGCCTGTTGGGCCCCATGCCCACCCCGGCCATCGCCTATCTCACTCGCACCTTCCACGCTCAGGCGGGGATCGTCATCAGCGCCTCGCACAATCCCTACCAGGATAACGGCATTAAGTTCTTCAGTGCCGACGGCAGCAAACTGCCGGATCAGGTGGAAGCCGAGATCGAGGCCGCCCTCGACCTGCCCATGGAAACCGCCAAGGACCTGGGCAAGGCGTGGCGGATCGACGATGCTGTCGGCCGCTATATCGAATTCTGTAAAGCGAGCACTCCCTGGCGCTACTCCCTGCAGGGGCTCAATATCGTGCTCGACTGCGCCAACGGCGCCACCTACCACATCGCACCCAAGGTGTTCCGCGAGCTGGGGGCAGAGGTGCACGCCATTGGCGTGCAGCCTGACGGCCTCAACATTAACCTGGAGTGCGGTTCCACCAAGCCCCAGCAGCTACAGCAGACCGTGGTCGAGCGCGGCGCGGATCTCGGCATCGCCTTCGATGGCGACGGCGACCGGGTCATGTTTGTGGACAGGCACGGCAACCTGATCGACGGCGACCAGCTGCTGTTCCTGATCGCCATCCATCGCCAGCAGTTCCTCGGTGGCTGCAGCGGCGTAGTGGGCACCCAGATGAGTAACTACGGCTTCGAGCTGGCGCTCAAGGATCGCGCCATCCCCTTTGCCCGCGCCAAGGTCGGGGACCGCTACGTACTGGAGAAGATGTATAAGAACGGCTGGACCCTGGGTGGGGAATCCTCCGGCCACATTGTGTGCACGGATGTGACCACCACCGGTGACGGCATTATTTCTGCTTTGCAGGTACTGCGTGCGGTGAGCGACTTCGGCGAGTCCCTGGACCAGCTCAGCCGCAAAATGGAGATGCTGCCCCAGCACATGATCAATGTGCGCCTCGCCAGCCGCGACGGCGTGCTCGAGCACAGCGATGTACAGGACGCCGTGGCCCAGGTGGAAGCCAAACTGGCGAACAGCGGCCGTGTATTATTGCGCCCGTCGGGCACGGAACCCCTGATCCGGGTCATGGTTGAGGGGAAAGACCCGGAGACCGTCAAACAGCTGGCCGGCGAGATCGCCAAGGTCGTGGAGCGGGTGGGCAACGCCTGA